The Leptospira montravelensis nucleotide sequence GGTTCCCTATCCGTTGGAGAATCAGGCAAAACAATTGTTAATCGATATGTTGCAAATCCAAAACTAGGATAAACTTCTCCATCTTCATTTTCCTGGGAAAACCAAGGCACTCCCACTTTTAGGTAGGATTTGTGTATGGGGGAATTTCCTTTTGGATCCAAAAACTCATTCCAATAAAATTCCCAATTCCCTGTGAGGTTTATCGTTTCCCCTGAAAAATTGACAGTTTGGACATCAACAATACCATCTTTTGCGAGTAAGGTTGGATAGGCATCAAACCGGCAAGAGGTGGTGCCAAGGAACATAAGACCCAAAATTAAGGGATATCTACAAAAAATAAGTACGTCTGAAAAACATTTTTGGATGGAAGAGAAGAATGCGCTGAGAATCATAAGGCTGTGGAATCCGTTAAAATTGCCATCTTAGAAGATCATTCCGTTGTCACTGAAGGAATCATATCTATCCTAAAATCCAATCCTTTCTTTTCTCTTGCCGGAGAATTTCGAACTGCTGCCGATTTGTTTCACTTTTTAGAATCGAATCCCATTGATCTTTTAGTTTTGGACATCGATTTACCAGACCGCAATGGGATCGACGTATTACGTGAGATTAAAGAAAAACACCAACCTACAAAAGTCATTATCTTTTCTTTACATGGAAGTCGGGTTTACGTGGAGGATGCATTAAAAGCAAAAGCAGACGGATATATGTTAAAGTCTGATCCTATATCCAAACTTCCAGAAGTCATTGAACTTGTAATGAAAGGTGGATCTTTTGTTTCCGAAGGTGTAAGCAAAGTCCAACTTCCGTTCTCAGCTTTCCAAATGGAAATTTTAAACCTACTCGTACAAGGCCTATCTCAAAATGAAGTGGCAGACCGAATCCAGAAATCTAGAAAAACGGTGGAATACCACCTCAACCAGATGAGGACAAAGTTTTCTTGTAAAAACAATAACGAACTCATTTCCAAATACGAAAAAGAAATACAAAAATAGTCATTTCGTGATTTCTTAGCCATTTGTTTCGATTACTATATTGTTATGAAACAAATCTATTTACTTCGGCATGCCAAATCAGAATGGGACGAACCTTATGATTCTGATTTGGAACGGACACTTTCTCGTCGAGGAAAGGAACAATCCAAGGCATTACGAGAATATTTAAAAGAAAGTCGTTTTGAATTCGACCAATGTTTGGTTTCACCAGCAGAACGAACCCAAAAGACTTACACGGCACTTCGCAAAGAAATCCTCCGTTTCCCAAAACCAGAATTACGAGAAGGCATTTATGACGCGGACAAAGAAGATCTCCTTTTTTTAATACACGGTTTGTCCTCCTCCGTACGTTCCGTCTGTTTAGTCGGACACAATCCTGGGTTAGAAGATTTAGGAAGCTCCCTTCTTTTCGGAGAAACGGTCACATCTAAATTTCAGAAATTTCCGACGGCCTCATTTCTCGGCTTGAGTTTTTCCGGAGATTCATGGAAAGATATAACTTGGGGCAGTTGCCAATTGGCAGTTTACTGGATCCCTGGGCAAATAGGCAAAGAATGAAACCTTTATATTCAGAAGAAAGAATCCACCAACGTGTTGATGAGCTCGCAAGAGAGATATCTCGTGATTTTTTAAGCAAAGACCTAGTTGTCATTGGAATCTTAAACGGTGGTTTTATTTTTACTGCTGATCTTTGCCGCAGCATTGCGATTCCCCACGAGGTAGACTTTATGGCTGCCTCCTCTTACGGCGATGGAACTACTTCTGGAAATTTGAAAATCACCAAAGAGTTAAAAAAATCCGTTCAAAATAAATCCGTCCTTCTTGTAGAAGATATAGTTGATACAGGCCAAACCTTAGAATACCTTTTGGAAGAAGTAGGAAAACAAAATCCCAAAGACTTAAAAGTAGCGGCCCTCTTTTGGAAAAAATCCAAAGCCAATCCACACATTCCTGTCCACTATCCAGGTTTTATCATCGAAGATGAATTCCTTGTGGGTTACGGTTTGGATTACAAAGGCAGATACCGTAATCTTCCTTATGTGGCAAAACTAGAAGGACCTGATTCTACCATTTAGAAAATAAATTTCCCGTACCAATTAGCCTAGATTCCCCAACTGGAATTTTTTTCAACAAATCCAGCCAATTATACATAGCTGACCGATCCAATTACAGAGTTTTAATTTACTTAGAAGCACAAACAAAGAAAGTTTCCGTTCTAAATTTAAAACGGAATACTCCCTAAGTAATATTTATGTATTTATATCGAAAAACGTTTTTACTTTACTGGCTCTGCAGAGACTTCCACTTCTGGAAGTGATGCTCTTAAATATCCCGATTGTAAAACCGCAACCTGACCTTGTTCGCTGGTAAGAAAAGTAACAAAGGCATCAATTTTATCACCTTGGTCTGTTTTATAAATGATAAATAACTCACGAGCTAATTTATATTTTCTATCATAAACATTACGTACCGAAGGCGCAACATAAGGATCTTTTATTGTTTTAGCATAATCCAAAGTCTTTAGTTTGTCTTTGTTTTCAACAAGAGCAGACCCCATCCCCATATAACCGATGCTATTTGGATTTTCTTGGATCCATTTAGACATTTCCGAATTATCTTTTACGATTTTTGCATCTTTTGCAAAAACATTGGATTTGTATTCATTAAACTCATTTAAACCCAAATCTTTTCGTTTGAGGATATGGTTTTGAAAGTAGTCTTGGGTTCCGGATTTATCATTACGAATGACGATGGAAATAGGTGCATCCGCTCCACCAACTTCCTTCCAGTTTTTAATTTTCCCGGAAAAGATGTCGGAGGTTTGCATTAGATTAAGTTTGGTTACTACATTCTTTGGATTCACAACAAGAGCAACTCCATCGTAAGCCAATCTTACTTTTTCTAAGTTGCCAGTTTTACGAAGATCATCAAACTCAGCTTGGTTTAAGTCGCGAGAAGAAACTGCCATATCAATTTCACCTTTTCGCAGTCTATCAATTCCCGATTCAGATCCGCCACCTTCAACTGTTACACGAACATTAGAATTTACTTTTTCGTATTCAGCTCCTAAATAACGCATCATACTGTTCATGGTTTCGGAACCTGCCACTTTTAAGGTTTGTTTTTCCTTACAAGCGACAAAGTTTATTGTAATCAAAATGTAAAAAAGCAGAGAAAGGTTTTTCATGGTAATTCAGGTAAAGCCAAAAATCAATCCTTCGTCAATCGCAAAAACCGCTAGTTTTTTCCATTTCCCCTATCAGTTTTTCAAAAAATACCCCGATCTTTGTTTTGTGAAACCTACTTACCGATGGATCCTACTTTGTTTTGTAATATTTCTAACCTTAGAAGGATCAACCCCTGTTCCTTCAGGAAAAACCACCTTTCAATGGAAATGGAAAGAAAACCAAGTTTTGGAGTTAAACGAATACCATGACGTTTTTTTTCGTGTAGGTGCAAAAACGGTAGAACGAGAAGATAAAAACCGAGTGGTGATGAAACCAAAAAAATGCTCATCTGATTCTTGTTTGGTGAATGCTTGGTTTGATACCTATATTCGTTATGGAAAAACTTCTGGACCTTTCTGGAAGGACAAAGAATTTACATCGGATTTTACTCTTTTCCAAAATGGTAGATATGAAGTTCCCAACGAATTTATAATGCCAAACCTCCGCAGTTTTCCCAGTTTTCCAGATACGCCAGTTTCTGTTTCCGATGTTTGGAAACTTCCTGCTGAAGAATCCTTTGATTTTAACTCTGAGCGCATTCGTGTTAAAGTGATTCCTGAATATACCTTCCAAGGCATTTTTCCTTGGTCAGATGGAAATTACAAAGGGAATTGTGAAAAGATAACTTATACCTACCCTATCTTTTATACAAAACCAGAAGGGGAGAAAATGGTTCCGAACGTACCTTACAAAATTTTCGGTTTTGCTTCGGGGACCGTTTTTTTTAATGCGGCTCGTGGTGTTCCTGAATTCAAAGAAGTAAAATTATCTTATACGTTTATTTATCCAAACGGTACTGTTCAGGAAGCAAATTTTCATATCAAAGGAATTTATTTTCTTCGTAACCAAGTAAATACAAAAGATAAAGAAGCTATTCGCGAAGATATCTTAGATGATTTAATCGTGGGTAATACCGGTGATCCGAATGGATCAAGGTTAGGTGATCTTACAAAAGATACTAACAAAGAAAAAGAACCGAATGAAAAAAACTTAGGAAGGATTACGGATACTGGCGAGAAACCTTCCCCAGAAAAAGATTCTCTTCTCGATAAACTTCCAATTTCCGTTCGTACTTCCGATGATGGTATTGTATTCTCTTTGGATTCTATTCTTTTTGATTTTAATGATAGCAAATTAAAACCTGATGCAGAAACCGCAGTCGCAAAAATTGCGGAAATTTTAAAAAAATATCCAGACAGAGAAATTAGAGTATCGGGTCATACAGACAATATCGGTAAAAAAGAATACAACAGAAAACTCTCAGAAGATAGAGCTAAGTCCGTCTTGCATTCGCTAGTTGACAATCATAAAATGGATGAAAAACATATTTCCTTTAAAGGTTATGCTGACGAACTACCGATTGTCCCCAATGACAGTGAAGAAAACCGTCATAAAAACCGCAGGGTAGAAATTACTTTAGTTTTGGACTAACCAATTTGTAAATCGAGACCCACAGAATAAGGAGGAACTAAAGGTTCACTTTCTTTTTTTCCTCGTTCCAACAATGTTTCCATTTCTTTGCGCATATCGGTAAGTAAACTTTGGACCCCATCTTTTTTGTTAGATTGGTAAATTTTATAATAAGAAGCAACTGAAAATGTTTGTGCAACAACCACGTGTGCTTTCCTTGCTCTCATTTCTGTTTTCCCAAATATGTGTTTTTCAAAACTACAAATCCATTCCATTAAACGTTCGGCAGAAGGCCATTGGATTAAGTTCTTAGGTTTGGTAATGATAAAAGCATAAGCAGTATCTACCAACTGTTTGGCTCTGCGAATATTTTGATCCGTAAGATTCTTTGGTGTAGTCGAAAGAGGAGAACCTGCCTCTAAACTTTCTATCGTCATAAAAAGTAACCTAAGTTTTTGGATGGCGTTGTCTGATTCATGAAATTTTACACCAAGGATTGATGCCGCTAAATTAAGAGCTGTGTGTCTTGCCCTTCCCAAACGGTAATCAAAATCTTTTCCTTCCGTATCGGCACGTGGAATTCCTAATTCAAATTCGGTTTCTTCCAAAATCACTCGACCAACAGTAAGAAATCTTCTTAATAAAGTACGTCCACCGGGATAAAGTTTGAGTTTACGTTCGATCCGAGAAAGTGAAGTTTCAATGTCGGCAAGGATCGAATCTCTTGATCCAGAAATTTTATATTTCACAAAGGTGGGTTGGATCCACAATTCTGCATTTGGATCTTTTTCTAATGCAGCTTCTAATCCCCAAAAGGAAACTTGAGCCACACCCGGCATAAACGATACTAAATTATCATTTTCTCCAGAAACCATCCCTTCTGGATACATTACAAGTTTGCCATCAGCTTCAGCTAATATCTGCTTTGTGGTCTTAATCGCATTACGATTTAATCTGCCGGTTATGACTGAAAAAGCACCTACTCGTTTGATCACTTCGCCAACCAAACCAAATCCCCAATTAAAAATACTTCGAGATGCCATAAAATGAAATCTTGTTCCTATTTTATTTGCTACGTAATAAGCAATGATAGGTTCTAAATCCGTAGGTTGGTTCGATAAATATATTACTCGTTTATTTTTAATTTCTTTTAAACGAAGTTCATCTTCCTTTGTTATCTCCACTCCATCTATATTGAAAAGGAGTTTGGAAAGAATAGGAAAACTTATATCCAAGCCCAATGCAATGGGGAACTCAAAACGTGGAGCAATAAAAAGATCTTTCATACAATTGTCTTGATCAGTAAGCCAAACCCCTTTATCAATACGAGCAATTATTCGTGAATGTATCCCCAAGTTTCTAATATTTTTTTCACTTCTTTTCCCATCTCA carries:
- the hpt gene encoding hypoxanthine phosphoribosyltransferase yields the protein MKPLYSEERIHQRVDELAREISRDFLSKDLVVIGILNGGFIFTADLCRSIAIPHEVDFMAASSYGDGTTSGNLKITKELKKSVQNKSVLLVEDIVDTGQTLEYLLEEVGKQNPKDLKVAALFWKKSKANPHIPVHYPGFIIEDEFLVGYGLDYKGRYRNLPYVAKLEGPDSTI
- a CDS encoding 1-acyl-sn-glycerol-3-phosphate acyltransferase produces the protein MKDLFIAPRFEFPIALGLDISFPILSKLLFNIDGVEITKEDELRLKEIKNKRVIYLSNQPTDLEPIIAYYVANKIGTRFHFMASRSIFNWGFGLVGEVIKRVGAFSVITGRLNRNAIKTTKQILAEADGKLVMYPEGMVSGENDNLVSFMPGVAQVSFWGLEAALEKDPNAELWIQPTFVKYKISGSRDSILADIETSLSRIERKLKLYPGGRTLLRRFLTVGRVILEETEFELGIPRADTEGKDFDYRLGRARHTALNLAASILGVKFHESDNAIQKLRLLFMTIESLEAGSPLSTTPKNLTDQNIRRAKQLVDTAYAFIITKPKNLIQWPSAERLMEWICSFEKHIFGKTEMRARKAHVVVAQTFSVASYYKIYQSNKKDGVQSLLTDMRKEMETLLERGKKESEPLVPPYSVGLDLQIG
- a CDS encoding OmpA family protein, producing the protein MVIQVKPKINPSSIAKTASFFHFPYQFFKKYPDLCFVKPTYRWILLCFVIFLTLEGSTPVPSGKTTFQWKWKENQVLELNEYHDVFFRVGAKTVEREDKNRVVMKPKKCSSDSCLVNAWFDTYIRYGKTSGPFWKDKEFTSDFTLFQNGRYEVPNEFIMPNLRSFPSFPDTPVSVSDVWKLPAEESFDFNSERIRVKVIPEYTFQGIFPWSDGNYKGNCEKITYTYPIFYTKPEGEKMVPNVPYKIFGFASGTVFFNAARGVPEFKEVKLSYTFIYPNGTVQEANFHIKGIYFLRNQVNTKDKEAIREDILDDLIVGNTGDPNGSRLGDLTKDTNKEKEPNEKNLGRITDTGEKPSPEKDSLLDKLPISVRTSDDGIVFSLDSILFDFNDSKLKPDAETAVAKIAEILKKYPDREIRVSGHTDNIGKKEYNRKLSEDRAKSVLHSLVDNHKMDEKHISFKGYADELPIVPNDSEENRHKNRRVEITLVLD
- a CDS encoding response regulator transcription factor, coding for MDGREECAENHKAVESVKIAILEDHSVVTEGIISILKSNPFFSLAGEFRTAADLFHFLESNPIDLLVLDIDLPDRNGIDVLREIKEKHQPTKVIIFSLHGSRVYVEDALKAKADGYMLKSDPISKLPEVIELVMKGGSFVSEGVSKVQLPFSAFQMEILNLLVQGLSQNEVADRIQKSRKTVEYHLNQMRTKFSCKNNNELISKYEKEIQK
- a CDS encoding SixA phosphatase family protein, whose translation is MKQIYLLRHAKSEWDEPYDSDLERTLSRRGKEQSKALREYLKESRFEFDQCLVSPAERTQKTYTALRKEILRFPKPELREGIYDADKEDLLFLIHGLSSSVRSVCLVGHNPGLEDLGSSLLFGETVTSKFQKFPTASFLGLSFSGDSWKDITWGSCQLAVYWIPGQIGKE
- a CDS encoding phosphate ABC transporter substrate-binding protein, with the translated sequence MKNLSLLFYILITINFVACKEKQTLKVAGSETMNSMMRYLGAEYEKVNSNVRVTVEGGGSESGIDRLRKGEIDMAVSSRDLNQAEFDDLRKTGNLEKVRLAYDGVALVVNPKNVVTKLNLMQTSDIFSGKIKNWKEVGGADAPISIVIRNDKSGTQDYFQNHILKRKDLGLNEFNEYKSNVFAKDAKIVKDNSEMSKWIQENPNSIGYMGMGSALVENKDKLKTLDYAKTIKDPYVAPSVRNVYDRKYKLARELFIIYKTDQGDKIDAFVTFLTSEQGQVAVLQSGYLRASLPEVEVSAEPVK